From one Streptococcus oralis genomic stretch:
- the der gene encoding ribosome biogenesis GTPase Der — protein sequence MALPTIAIVGRPNVGKSTLFNRIAGERISIVEDVEGVTRDRIYATGEWLNRSFSMIDTGGIDDVDAPFMEQIKHQAEIAMEEADVIVFVVSGKEGITDADEYVARKLYKTYKPVILAVNKVDNPEMRNDIFDFYALGLGEPLPISSVHGIGTGDVLDAIVENLPHEVEEENPDVIKFSLIGRPNVGKSSLINAILGEDRVIASPVAGTTRDAIDTHFTDADGQEFTMIDTAGMRKSGKVYENTEKYSVMRAMRAIDRSDVVLMVLNAEEGIREYDKRIAGFAHEAGKGMIIVVNKWDTLEKDNHTMKKWEEDIREQFQYLPYAPIVFVSALTKQRLHKLPEMIKQISESQNTRIPSAVLNDVIMDAIAINPTPTDKGKRLKIFYATQVATKPPTFVIFVNEEELMHFSYLRFLENQIRKAFVFEGTPIHLIARKRK from the coding sequence ATGGCCTTACCAACTATTGCCATTGTGGGACGTCCCAATGTTGGGAAATCAACCCTATTTAATCGGATCGCTGGTGAGCGGATCTCAATCGTAGAAGATGTCGAGGGCGTGACACGTGACCGTATCTATGCAACGGGTGAGTGGCTCAATCGTTCCTTTAGTATGATTGATACGGGAGGGATTGACGACGTCGATGCTCCCTTCATGGAGCAAATCAAGCACCAGGCAGAAATCGCTATGGAAGAAGCCGATGTCATCGTCTTTGTGGTGTCTGGGAAAGAAGGAATTACGGATGCGGATGAATACGTTGCCCGTAAACTCTATAAAACCTATAAGCCTGTTATCCTTGCCGTTAACAAGGTTGACAACCCAGAAATGCGAAATGATATTTTTGATTTCTATGCGCTAGGATTGGGAGAACCACTGCCAATTTCGTCTGTCCACGGTATCGGGACAGGAGATGTGCTGGATGCTATTGTAGAAAATCTACCACACGAAGTTGAAGAAGAAAATCCAGACGTGATTAAATTTAGCTTGATTGGCCGTCCTAACGTTGGAAAGTCAAGTTTGATCAACGCCATTTTGGGAGAAGACCGCGTGATTGCTAGTCCAGTAGCTGGAACGACTCGCGATGCCATTGATACCCATTTTACAGATGCTGATGGACAAGAGTTTACCATGATTGATACAGCTGGTATGCGTAAGTCTGGTAAAGTCTATGAAAATACGGAGAAATATTCTGTTATGCGTGCCATGCGTGCCATTGACCGTTCTGACGTGGTCTTGATGGTCCTCAATGCCGAAGAAGGCATCCGTGAGTACGACAAGCGTATCGCAGGTTTTGCCCACGAAGCAGGTAAAGGGATGATCATCGTGGTCAATAAGTGGGATACTCTTGAGAAAGACAACCACACCATGAAAAAATGGGAAGAGGATATCCGTGAGCAGTTCCAATATCTGCCTTATGCACCGATTGTCTTTGTATCCGCTCTTACCAAGCAACGTCTCCATAAACTGCCTGAGATGATCAAGCAAATCAGTGAAAGCCAAAACACCCGTATCCCATCAGCTGTCTTGAACGATGTCATTATGGATGCCATTGCCATCAATCCAACACCGACAGACAAAGGGAAACGCCTCAAGATTTTCTACGCAACCCAAGTGGCAACCAAGCCACCAACCTTTGTCATCTTTGTCAATGAAGAAGAACTCATGCACTTCTCTTACTTGCGTTTCTTGGAAAATCAAATCCGCAAGGCCTTTGTTTTTGAGGGAACACCGATTCACTTGATTGCGAGAAAACGCAAGTAA
- a CDS encoding DNA alkylation repair protein, which translates to MAKKVKDYYDLAYASDLSRRLKEASPAFDGQKFRLLLEKDLEELEFSQRQELLARGIKDCLPLSYQDSLKVFEKILGPELEGGLGMFSEGYWLWPIGKYVELHGDKEFELSAAFSKELTKRFTGEFSMRPLLARYPKATMILLLEWSRDENLRVRRLASECMRIRLPWAKRQTVVLDYFEEFTTILTDLKDDRDKSIQKSVANNLNDLYKEDPDKFEKILQTWQKEDLSPSCAWVIKHASRTKNKKIATED; encoded by the coding sequence ATGGCTAAAAAAGTAAAAGATTATTATGACTTAGCTTATGCTAGTGATTTGAGTCGACGGTTGAAAGAAGCGTCCCCTGCATTTGATGGACAAAAGTTTAGGCTCTTGTTAGAAAAAGACTTGGAAGAGTTGGAGTTTAGCCAGCGTCAAGAACTCTTGGCTAGAGGTATCAAAGATTGTCTTCCCCTATCTTATCAGGACTCTCTCAAGGTTTTTGAGAAAATTTTGGGTCCTGAGTTAGAGGGTGGTTTAGGTATGTTCTCAGAAGGATATTGGCTTTGGCCAATCGGAAAATATGTAGAGCTACATGGGGACAAGGAATTTGAATTGAGCGCGGCCTTTAGTAAGGAACTAACCAAGCGATTTACTGGGGAATTTTCTATGAGACCTTTGCTGGCTCGCTATCCTAAGGCTACAATGATTTTGCTGTTAGAATGGAGTCGGGATGAAAATTTGCGCGTTCGTAGACTTGCCAGCGAATGTATGCGTATCCGTCTGCCTTGGGCTAAGAGACAAACCGTGGTATTGGATTATTTTGAGGAGTTTACCACTATTCTGACCGATCTAAAAGATGATAGAGACAAGTCTATTCAAAAAAGTGTAGCCAATAATCTAAATGATTTGTACAAGGAAGATCCTGATAAGTTTGAAAAGATACTTCAAACTTGGCAAAAGGAGGATTTGAGTCCAAGTTGTGCCTGGGTCATCAAGCATGCCTCACGAACAAAAAACAAAAAAATAGCAACAGAAGATTGA
- a CDS encoding LemA family protein has protein sequence MKQNKVILSIVVIFFGLLVLGSCSAVTTYNGLVGEQTKVEQAQADVSTALQRRSDLIGNLVESVKGQMNHETEVFTKIADARAKIGSSSVTSEENQKAQGELSSALSRLISLTENYPELKSNQNVEQLMVELSGSENRIFVARKDYNKVAAEYNQKLRSFPTVLFANMMNFKEAETFKETEEAKTVPKVDFGTSSSSQ, from the coding sequence ATGAAACAAAATAAAGTAATTCTCTCAATAGTGGTGATTTTCTTTGGACTACTAGTTCTGGGAAGTTGTTCCGCAGTGACGACCTATAACGGTCTGGTTGGTGAACAGACTAAAGTGGAGCAGGCTCAGGCCGATGTCTCTACAGCCCTCCAACGTCGTTCGGACTTGATTGGTAACTTGGTGGAGTCCGTTAAAGGACAAATGAATCATGAAACCGAAGTCTTTACCAAGATTGCGGATGCTAGAGCTAAAATCGGTAGTAGCTCAGTGACATCGGAAGAAAACCAAAAGGCTCAGGGAGAATTGAGCTCTGCTCTTTCCCGCTTGATTTCCTTGACGGAGAATTATCCAGAACTCAAGAGCAATCAAAATGTTGAGCAACTAATGGTCGAACTTTCAGGCAGTGAAAATCGTATCTTTGTAGCACGCAAGGATTATAATAAAGTCGCAGCCGAGTACAATCAAAAGTTGAGAAGTTTTCCAACCGTGCTTTTTGCAAATATGATGAACTTTAAAGAAGCTGAAACTTTTAAAGAAACAGAAGAAGCCAAGACAGTTCCTAAGGTCGATTTTGGAACATCTTCATCAAGTCAATAA
- a CDS encoding TPM domain-containing protein produces the protein MKRSRLFKHSLLVRLLGLLMVFLFLSAFTAPEKPEYGIYDPDHYLTDETISQIRELNNVNSKKSEKFQMGVYVVKSLNGETIETVANETARAWKIGYSGDNHGVLIVVAVQDRKSRIETSNNVASKITDYQTHRFLTTARPYFKNGDYNKGVLSIVNNLNYMFYSGSSTTSSSSRSSYDYATNSSRLREIEKYTAGSQSSKRHRKSSSSDGVIVFGVLIYFIVMIIGFLFGGRGSRGDDSSGGWWGGDSSDSGSSWSDSGSDSSGGWDGGGFDGGGSSDDW, from the coding sequence ATGAAAAGAAGCAGATTATTTAAACATAGTTTGTTGGTTCGCTTGCTTGGGTTGCTGATGGTCTTTCTCTTCTTGTCAGCATTCACAGCACCTGAAAAACCTGAGTACGGGATCTATGACCCGGATCACTATCTAACGGATGAGACTATAAGTCAAATTCGAGAATTGAATAATGTCAATAGTAAAAAATCAGAAAAATTCCAGATGGGTGTTTACGTTGTGAAAAGCCTAAATGGAGAAACAATCGAGACTGTAGCCAATGAAACAGCTAGAGCTTGGAAGATTGGCTACTCGGGAGACAATCATGGTGTCTTGATTGTGGTAGCAGTCCAAGATAGAAAATCACGGATTGAAACCAGTAATAATGTGGCCAGTAAGATCACTGACTATCAGACTCACAGGTTCTTGACAACAGCACGTCCTTACTTTAAAAATGGTGACTATAACAAGGGTGTTCTCTCAATAGTCAATAATCTCAACTACATGTTCTATAGTGGATCGAGTACGACTTCTTCAAGTTCTAGAAGTAGTTACGACTATGCTACTAATTCTAGTCGTCTAAGAGAAATTGAAAAGTATACCGCTGGGAGTCAATCTTCGAAACGTCATCGAAAAAGCAGTTCGAGCGACGGAGTTATCGTATTTGGAGTTCTCATTTACTTCATCGTGATGATTATCGGATTTCTATTTGGTGGTCGTGGTTCACGTGGAGATGATTCTAGCGGTGGCTGGTGGGGCGGTGACTCATCAGACTCAGGTTCCTCTTGGTCTGACTCAGGCTCCGACTCATCTGGAGGCTGGGACGGCGGTGGCTTCGATGGTGGCGGTTCGTCTGATGACTGGTGA
- the secA gene encoding preprotein translocase subunit SecA: MANILKTIIENDKGELRRLEKMADKVLNYESQMAAMSDEELKAKTDEFKERYNKGESLDSLLYEAFAVVREAAKRVLGLFPYKVQVMGGIVLHHGDVPEMRTGEGKTLTATMPVYLNALAGKGVHVVTVNEYLTERDATEMGELYSWLGLSVGINLAAKSPMEKKEAYLCDITYSTNSEIGFDYLRDNMVVRAENMVQRPLNYALVDEVDSILIDEARTPLIVSGANAVETSQLYHMADHFVKSLDKDDYIIDVQSKTIGLSDSGIDKAESYFKLENLYDIENVALTHFIDNALRANYIMILDIDYVVSEEQEILIVDQFTGRTMEGRRYSDGLHQAIEAKEGVPIQDETKTSASITYQNLFRMYKKLAGMTGTGKTEEEEFREIYNIRVIPIPTNRPIQRIDHSDLLYASLDAKFKAVVEDVKARYQKGQPVLVGTVAVETSDFLSKKLVAAGVPHEVLNAKNHYREAQIIMNAGQRGAVTIATNMAGRGTDIKLGEGVRELGGLCVIGTERHESRRIDNQLRGRSGRQGDPGESQFYLSLEDDLMKRFGSERLKGVFERLNMSDEAIESRMLTRQVEAAQKRVEGNNYDTRKQVLQYDDVMREQREIIYAQRYDVITADRDLAPEIHAMIRRTIGRIVDAHARSKEDEKLEAILNFAKYNLLPEDSISRSDLAGLSDQAIKDELFQRALKVYDSQVAKLRDEDAVKEFQKVLILRVVDNKWTDHIDALDQLRNAVGLRGYAQNNPVVEYQAEGFRMFNDMIGSIEFDVTRLMMKAQIHEQERPQVEHNISTTATRNIAAQQASLPEDLDLSQIGRNDQCPCGSGKKFKNCHGKRQ; this comes from the coding sequence ATGGCTAATATTTTAAAAACGATTATTGAAAATGATAAAGGAGAACTTCGTCGTCTGGAAAAAATGGCTGATAAGGTTCTTAACTATGAGAGCCAAATGGCTGCAATGTCAGACGAAGAACTAAAAGCGAAAACTGACGAATTTAAAGAACGATACAACAAGGGTGAATCACTTGATTCATTGCTATATGAGGCTTTTGCAGTAGTTCGTGAAGCTGCAAAACGTGTCCTTGGGCTCTTCCCTTATAAGGTTCAGGTCATGGGTGGGATTGTTCTTCACCATGGTGACGTTCCAGAGATGCGTACGGGTGAAGGGAAGACCTTGACAGCGACTATGCCAGTGTACCTCAATGCCCTTGCAGGTAAAGGGGTTCACGTAGTTACAGTCAATGAATACCTAACAGAACGTGACGCGACTGAAATGGGTGAATTGTACTCATGGCTCGGTCTGTCAGTAGGGATCAACTTGGCAGCAAAATCTCCAATGGAGAAAAAAGAAGCTTATCTTTGCGATATTACCTACTCAACCAACTCAGAGATTGGTTTCGACTACCTTCGTGATAACATGGTCGTTCGTGCAGAAAACATGGTGCAACGTCCACTCAATTATGCCTTGGTCGATGAGGTTGACTCTATTTTGATCGACGAAGCTCGTACACCATTGATCGTTTCAGGTGCCAATGCAGTTGAAACAAGCCAACTCTACCATATGGCAGACCACTTCGTGAAATCTTTGGACAAGGACGACTATATCATTGACGTTCAGTCTAAGACGATCGGTTTGTCAGACTCTGGTATTGACAAGGCAGAAAGCTACTTCAAACTAGAAAATCTCTACGACATTGAAAATGTAGCTCTTACTCACTTTATCGACAATGCCCTCCGTGCCAACTATATCATGATTCTCGATATCGACTATGTGGTTAGTGAAGAGCAGGAAATCTTGATCGTCGACCAATTTACAGGTCGTACCATGGAAGGTCGTCGTTACTCGGATGGTTTGCACCAAGCGATCGAAGCAAAAGAAGGTGTGCCAATCCAAGATGAGACCAAGACTTCAGCTTCTATTACCTATCAAAACCTCTTTCGTATGTATAAGAAATTGGCAGGTATGACAGGTACTGGTAAAACAGAAGAAGAAGAATTCCGCGAAATTTACAACATTCGTGTTATCCCAATCCCAACCAACCGTCCAATTCAACGTATCGACCACTCAGACCTTCTCTATGCAAGTCTTGATGCGAAATTTAAGGCTGTAGTTGAAGATGTAAAAGCTCGTTACCAAAAAGGTCAGCCGGTCTTGGTAGGTACAGTTGCCGTTGAAACGAGTGACTTCCTTTCTAAGAAATTAGTAGCAGCAGGTGTTCCTCACGAAGTCTTGAATGCGAAGAACCACTATAGAGAAGCGCAAATCATCATGAACGCTGGTCAACGTGGTGCTGTTACCATCGCAACCAACATGGCCGGTCGTGGTACCGACATTAAGCTTGGTGAAGGAGTTCGTGAGCTTGGTGGGCTTTGCGTTATCGGTACTGAGCGCCACGAAAGTCGCCGTATTGATAATCAGCTTCGTGGACGTTCAGGTCGTCAAGGAGACCCAGGTGAGTCACAATTCTACTTGTCTCTTGAAGATGATTTGATGAAACGTTTCGGTTCAGAACGTTTGAAAGGTGTCTTTGAACGTCTGAATATGTCTGACGAAGCCATCGAATCTCGCATGTTAACCCGTCAAGTTGAAGCAGCTCAAAAACGTGTCGAAGGAAACAACTACGACACTCGTAAACAAGTCCTTCAATACGACGACGTTATGCGTGAACAACGTGAGATCATCTATGCACAACGTTATGATGTCATTACTGCAGATCGTGACTTGGCACCAGAAATCCATGCTATGATCCGTCGAACAATTGGCCGTATCGTGGATGCACATGCACGTTCGAAAGAAGATGAAAAATTGGAAGCGATCTTGAACTTTGCTAAGTATAACTTGCTTCCAGAAGATTCAATTAGCCGTTCAGACCTTGCAGGTTTGTCAGACCAAGCTATCAAAGATGAACTTTTCCAACGTGCCTTGAAAGTCTATGACAGCCAAGTTGCTAAGCTTCGTGACGAAGATGCAGTGAAAGAATTCCAAAAAGTCTTGATTCTACGTGTTGTAGACAACAAGTGGACAGACCATATCGATGCTCTTGACCAGTTGCGAAATGCTGTTGGTCTTCGTGGATATGCTCAAAACAACCCAGTTGTAGAATATCAAGCAGAAGGTTTCCGCATGTTTAACGACATGATTGGATCGATTGAATTCGATGTGACTCGTTTGATGATGAAAGCACAAATCCATGAACAAGAACGTCCGCAAGTTGAACACAATATCAGTACAACTGCGACTCGTAATATCGCAGCGCAGCAGGCAAGCCTTCCAGAAGATTTGGACTTGAGCCAAATCGGACGAAACGACCAATGCCCATGTGGATCAGGTAAGAAATTCAAGAACTGTCATGGTAAGAGACAATAA
- a CDS encoding 3-deoxy-7-phosphoheptulonate synthase codes for MAFIEKGQEIDIEAIKAATQLSPEVLRYKEVRDQELAAIISGEDDRILLVMGPCSSDNEEAVLEYARRLADLQKKVADKIFIVMRVYTAKPRTNGDGYKGLIHQPNASEAPSLINGLQAVRQLHYRVITETGLTTADEMLYPSNLLLVDDLVSYHAVGARSVEDQEHRFVASGIDAPVGMKNPTSGNLGVMFNAIYAAQNKQTFLYHGQEVETSGNPLAHVILRGAMNEYGKNEPNFYYETLLNAINRYETMGLENPFIIIDTNHDNSGKQYMEQIRIVRQALLNRDWNEKIKKTVRGFMIESYLADGRQNQPEVFGYSITDPCLGWENTVALVEEIYTTLTK; via the coding sequence ATGGCATTTATCGAAAAAGGTCAAGAAATTGATATTGAAGCAATCAAGGCTGCGACCCAGTTGTCACCTGAAGTCTTGCGTTATAAGGAAGTGCGAGATCAAGAGTTGGCAGCCATCATCTCGGGTGAGGACGACCGAATTCTTTTGGTAATGGGACCTTGCTCTTCTGACAATGAAGAGGCTGTTTTGGAATATGCCCGCCGTTTAGCTGACTTGCAGAAAAAAGTTGCGGATAAAATCTTTATCGTCATGCGTGTCTATACAGCTAAACCTCGTACCAATGGAGATGGCTATAAGGGTTTGATTCATCAGCCAAATGCTAGTGAGGCTCCTAGTCTCATCAATGGTTTGCAGGCTGTTCGTCAGCTCCACTACCGTGTGATTACGGAGACGGGATTGACTACGGCTGACGAGATGCTTTATCCGTCTAATCTCCTTTTGGTCGATGATCTGGTCAGCTACCATGCTGTAGGAGCTCGTTCAGTGGAAGACCAGGAACACCGCTTTGTAGCCTCTGGGATTGATGCTCCAGTTGGGATGAAAAATCCGACATCCGGAAACCTTGGGGTTATGTTTAATGCTATCTATGCAGCTCAAAACAAGCAAACCTTCCTTTACCATGGCCAAGAAGTGGAGACTTCAGGAAATCCCTTGGCCCACGTTATTCTTCGTGGCGCCATGAACGAATATGGTAAAAATGAACCCAACTTCTACTATGAAACCCTCTTAAATGCCATCAATCGCTATGAGACTATGGGACTTGAAAATCCCTTCATTATCATCGATACCAATCATGACAATTCTGGCAAGCAGTATATGGAACAAATTCGCATTGTTCGTCAAGCCTTGCTGAATCGTGACTGGAATGAAAAGATTAAAAAGACGGTTCGAGGCTTTATGATCGAATCTTACCTAGCAGATGGTCGTCAAAACCAACCAGAGGTCTTTGGCTACTCCATAACTGACCCTTGTCTAGGTTGGGAAAATACAGTAGCCTTGGTAGAAGAAATTTATACTACCTTAACAAAATAA
- a CDS encoding 3-deoxy-7-phosphoheptulonate synthase, translating into MVFKAKSPKINIEEVRALSKLEGAALARKNQRDQELEAIIRGEDQRILLVIGPCSSDNEEAVLEYAKRLSTLQEEVKDRIFMVMRVYTAKPRTNGDGYKGLIHQPNATEAPSLINGIKAVRQLHYRVITETGMTTADEMLYPENLPLVDDLISYMAVGARSVEDQQHRFVASGADFSTGFKNPTSGNLNVMFNGIYAAQNKQSFLFLGKEVETTGNPLSHAILRGALNEYGKNIPNYYYDNLMDTIDQYEKMGLENPFIIIDTNHDNSGKQYMDQIRIVRQTLINRDWNEKIKKYVRGFMIESYLEDGRQNEPEVFGKSITDPCLGWDNTEALVREIYQTLGE; encoded by the coding sequence ATGGTATTTAAAGCTAAAAGTCCTAAAATTAACATTGAAGAAGTTCGCGCCTTGTCTAAATTAGAGGGAGCGGCTCTTGCGAGAAAAAATCAACGTGATCAGGAATTGGAAGCCATCATTCGTGGGGAGGACCAGCGTATTCTCTTGGTGATTGGACCATGTTCATCTGATAATGAAGAGGCGGTTCTCGAGTATGCCAAGCGTCTATCTACTTTGCAAGAAGAGGTCAAAGACCGTATTTTTATGGTCATGCGTGTCTATACAGCTAAACCTCGTACCAATGGAGATGGCTATAAGGGCTTGATTCATCAACCAAATGCGACAGAAGCTCCTAGCTTGATCAATGGGATCAAGGCTGTTCGCCAACTGCACTACCGTGTGATTACCGAGACGGGAATGACAACAGCTGATGAGATGCTTTATCCTGAAAATCTTCCGCTGGTGGATGATTTGATTTCTTATATGGCTGTTGGAGCTCGTTCTGTAGAGGATCAACAGCACCGTTTTGTAGCGAGTGGAGCAGACTTTTCAACAGGATTTAAAAATCCCACATCTGGAAATCTCAATGTTATGTTTAACGGGATTTACGCAGCGCAAAATAAACAGAGTTTCCTCTTCCTCGGTAAAGAGGTGGAAACAACAGGGAATCCATTGTCCCACGCCATTCTTCGTGGTGCCTTGAATGAATACGGGAAAAATATTCCTAACTACTACTATGACAATTTGATGGATACCATTGATCAGTATGAAAAGATGGGCTTGGAAAATCCCTTTATCATCATCGATACCAATCATGATAATTCGGGCAAGCAGTACATGGATCAAATCCGTATCGTTCGTCAGACCTTGATTAACCGTGACTGGAATGAGAAGATCAAAAAATATGTTCGTGGTTTTATGATTGAGTCCTATCTAGAAGATGGACGTCAAAATGAGCCAGAAGTTTTTGGTAAGTCCATTACAGATCCGTGTCTAGGATGGGACAACACAGAAGCACTTGTTCGCGAAATTTACCAAACGCTAGGAGAGTAA
- the alr gene encoding alanine racemase codes for MKASPHRPTKALIYLGAIRQNIQQMSDHIPEGTLKWAVVKANAYGHGAVAVAKAIQNDVDGFCVSNIDEAIELRQAGLNKKILILGVSELEAVDLAKEYDITMTVAGLEWIQALLARETDLSGLTVHLKIDSGMGRIGFREASEADQAHALLQQHGARVEGIFTHFATADEESDTYFNTQLERFKAILASMKEVPEMVHASNSATTLWHAETIFNAVRMGDAMYGLNPSGEVLDLPYDLTPALSLESALVHVKTVPAGACMGYGATYQADSEQVIATVPIGYADGWTRDMQNFSVLVDGQACPVVGRVSMDQITIRLPKVYPLGTKVTLIGSNGDQEITATQVATYRGTINYEVVCLLSDRIPREYY; via the coding sequence ATGAAAGCTAGTCCACATAGACCGACCAAGGCTCTGATATATCTGGGAGCCATTCGACAAAATATCCAGCAAATGAGTGATCATATCCCTGAAGGAACGCTCAAGTGGGCAGTGGTCAAGGCCAATGCCTATGGTCATGGAGCAGTTGCCGTTGCCAAGGCTATTCAAAATGATGTTGATGGATTTTGTGTTTCCAATATTGATGAAGCTATTGAACTTCGTCAGGCTGGACTTAACAAGAAAATTCTCATCTTAGGAGTTTCTGAGCTAGAAGCCGTTGACCTAGCTAAAGAATACGACATCACCATGACAGTGGCTGGACTGGAATGGATTCAAGCGCTCTTAGCTAGGGAGACAGATTTATCTGGCTTAACTGTCCACCTCAAGATTGATTCAGGAATGGGACGAATTGGTTTTAGAGAAGCCAGTGAAGCGGATCAGGCTCATGCCTTGCTCCAACAACACGGCGCTCGTGTTGAGGGGATTTTTACCCACTTTGCGACTGCAGATGAAGAATCAGACACTTATTTTAATACCCAGTTAGAACGATTTAAAGCTATTTTGGCAAGTATGAAGGAAGTGCCAGAGATGGTTCATGCCAGCAATTCTGCCACGACTCTTTGGCATGCAGAGACTATTTTCAATGCGGTTCGTATGGGAGACGCTATGTATGGCCTGAATCCTAGTGGAGAGGTCTTGGACTTGCCCTATGATTTGACTCCAGCCTTGAGTTTGGAGTCTGCCCTTGTTCATGTCAAGACAGTTCCGGCTGGAGCTTGCATGGGCTATGGGGCGACCTATCAGGCAGATAGTGAGCAAGTCATTGCGACGGTGCCAATCGGTTATGCGGATGGTTGGACACGAGACATGCAGAATTTCTCCGTCTTGGTAGATGGACAAGCGTGCCCAGTCGTCGGTCGGGTTTCAATGGATCAAATCACCATTCGATTACCTAAGGTTTACCCTCTAGGAACAAAAGTAACCTTAATTGGCTCCAACGGTGACCAGGAAATCACAGCTACTCAGGTAGCGACCTATCGTGGAACTATTAACTATGAGGTGGTTTGTCTCCTCAGCGACCGCATTCCGAGAGAATATTATTAA
- the acpS gene encoding holo-ACP synthase produces MIVGHGIDIEELASIERAVTRHNGFAKRVLTTKEMERFTSLKGRRQIEYLAGRWSAKEAFSKAMGTGIGKLTFQDLEVLNNERGAPYFSQAPFSGKIWLSISHTDQFVTASVILEENHES; encoded by the coding sequence ATGATAGTTGGACACGGAATTGACATCGAAGAATTGGCTTCGATAGAACGAGCAGTTACACGGCACAATGGCTTTGCCAAGCGGGTGCTGACTACTAAGGAAATGGAGCGCTTTACCAGTCTCAAAGGGCGCAGACAAATCGAATACTTGGCAGGTCGTTGGTCGGCTAAGGAGGCTTTTTCCAAGGCTATGGGGACAGGAATTGGCAAACTGACCTTTCAGGATTTGGAAGTTTTGAACAATGAACGAGGCGCGCCTTATTTTAGTCAGGCGCCATTTTCAGGAAAGATTTGGCTATCGATCAGCCATACAGATCAGTTTGTGACAGCCAGTGTCATTTTGGAGGAAAATCATGAAAGCTAG